Below is a genomic region from Demequina sp. NBRC 110054.
CTCGAGGTCCTGCGGCATCGTCACGTGACGGACCTGGTCGCGATAGTCACGCGCTGGTTCGGCGGCACTCTTCTGGGTGCGGGCGGCCTGGTGCGCGCGTACGGCTCCGCGGTCTCCGAGACGCTCGACGCGGCGACGGTCGTCGAGCGCGTGCACCTCACCCAGGTCACCGCGGACGTGCCGCACGCCGACGCCGGCCGCGTCCTCGCCTTCCTCCACCAGTGGGCCGATGCGCACGCCGCGGTCCTCGACGACCCCGAGTACGCCGCCGAGGCGCGCTTGTCTGTCCGCGTCGCCCCGGCCGACGTCCCCACCCTCGAGGCCGACCTCGCTGCCCTCACCGCGGGAAGCATCGTCCCCGTGCGGGGAGAGACTCGCGTCGTCGACCGCCCGCGCGGCTGAGACGGCGAGTCGGGGCGCTTGGACCGGGCGCTCCGCTTTCGCGAAGGCGCGCCGAGGGGCAGGCTGGGTGCCATACGGACGATGCTGCGATGAAGGAGCGTCATGGAGGACAGGCTGAGGGTCGCGGTGGTCGGCACGGGCTGGTGGGGCGGCGAGCATGCGCGCATCTTCGCGAGGCGGCGCGACACCGAGCTCGTCGCGATGGTGGGGCGCACGCCGGCCAAGACCGAGCGGGTGGCCGCAGAGTGGAACACTCGCCCGTACACGGATCTGGACACGATGCTCGACGTCGAGCGGCCCGACATCGTGACGCTCGCGCTGCCCAACGAGGCACACTTCGAGCCCACGATGCACCTCATCGGGCGCGGCGTGCCGTTGTTGCTCGAGAAGCCCCTGGTGTTCCGCAGGGAGCAGGCCGACGCGATCATCGCCGCCGCCGAGGAGAAGCACCTCTTCCTCGCCTTCAACCTCAACCATCGCTATGCCGAGCCCGTGCAGAGAGCCAAGGCCGCGATCGACGCGGGTGAGCTCGGGGACATCGTCTTCGCGACGTGGCGCTTCGGAGGCGAGCCGAACTTCGGCGAGGAGCCCTGGGGCAACCTCGTGGAGACGCAGGTGCACGGCCTCGACATGCTCGAGCACCTTGCCGGCCCGATCCGCTCCGTCATGGCGCAGGCGACGGACAGCACGCGCGCGGGCTTCTACACGACGCTCGCCGTCGCGCTCGAGTTCGCGAGCGGGGCGGTCGGCTCGCTCGTCGGGTCGTACGACTCCTCGTACGCGTACCCCGACACCCAGTACATCGAGGTCAACGGCACGGAAGGACGCGCGCTGATCCAGGACACGGTCAAGCGCGTGACGCTGCAGAAGGTCGGTGACGAGGCCAGGCAGGTGTGGGAGCCGGGCTATTTCAACGACGAGGCCCGCACGTTCGTCTACACCTTCGACCGCCACGTCGAGGCGATCCTCGCCGCGTTCCGCGCGGGGGAGGAGCCGCCGATCCACGCGAGGGAGGGTCTGCGCGCGCTGCGGCTCGCGGACGCGATCATCGAATCGTTCGAGAAGGGGGTGCGCGTCCAGGTGTAGCCGAGGCGCGGCCCCCTACGCTGGGCCCATGGCCGTTCCCGGTACCCGCCTCACCGCACCGGTGTCGCGGCGACCCCTCGTCCCGCGACCGCGCCTCGCCGAGCAGCTCGTCGACCCTGCCTTCGCTCCCCGCCTCATGCTCGTGGCGGCGCCTGCGGGATTCGGCAAGACG
It encodes:
- a CDS encoding YigZ family protein, whose translation is MTSTPLPSTIAAPVEHTLEVKRSVFLTHLEPVRSMEEADAIIAAIRKEHWDARHHCTALIIGPNADRQRSNDDGEPAGTAGVPMLEVLRHRHVTDLVAIVTRWFGGTLLGAGGLVRAYGSAVSETLDAATVVERVHLTQVTADVPHADAGRVLAFLHQWADAHAAVLDDPEYAAEARLSVRVAPADVPTLEADLAALTAGSIVPVRGETRVVDRPRG
- a CDS encoding Gfo/Idh/MocA family protein, producing the protein MEDRLRVAVVGTGWWGGEHARIFARRRDTELVAMVGRTPAKTERVAAEWNTRPYTDLDTMLDVERPDIVTLALPNEAHFEPTMHLIGRGVPLLLEKPLVFRREQADAIIAAAEEKHLFLAFNLNHRYAEPVQRAKAAIDAGELGDIVFATWRFGGEPNFGEEPWGNLVETQVHGLDMLEHLAGPIRSVMAQATDSTRAGFYTTLAVALEFASGAVGSLVGSYDSSYAYPDTQYIEVNGTEGRALIQDTVKRVTLQKVGDEARQVWEPGYFNDEARTFVYTFDRHVEAILAAFRAGEEPPIHAREGLRALRLADAIIESFEKGVRVQV